The following is a genomic window from Nocardioides thalensis.
GACGTGCACCCGGAACAGCGCCATCGCGGCCTCGAACAGCAGGTAGGGCACCAGCACGGTGCGCACGAGCCGCCACATCCGGCCGCGGCTGTAGTCGAACGTCCTGGACAGGTAGCCGGTCACGAAGACGAACGCCGGCATGTGCCAGGCGTAGAGGAAGTCGTAGGGGCGTGCAGCCACGCCGTCGGCGGGCAGCACCGTCCAGCCGTGGCCCACGACCACGAGCACGACCAGCAGCAGCTTGGCGTTGTCCAACCAGGGGTCCCGAGAGCTCATCACCTCAGGGGTACCCGCAGAACCTGAGACACATCCTCAGGCTCGGCTGTTAGCGGCGTCTCAGTCCTCGACCAGGCCGAGGCGGAGGTACTCCGCCGCGTAGGTGCCGCTCAGCAGCAGTGACGCGTAGCGGGCCACCTCGTCGCCCTCGCCGTCGGCAGTGACGGTCTCCACACGTACGTCGCGGGAGCGCGCGGCCTCCTGAAGCCGCTCGCGCTCCTCGTGGCTGACCGGGTCGTCGGTGCCGTCGTCGAGAACGACCAGCACCGGTCGCCGGCCGGGGTCGCCGCCGCCGTCGGCGAACGGGTCGTCGAAGACGTCGCGGGGCCGGGCGGCCTCGATGACCGGCAGCAGGTGCTCGGCGTCGCCGGCCAGCGCCGTGCGGCCGGAGGTACGCCGGATCGACTCGGCGACCCGCCGGGCCGCGCGCGCGGCGAGGACCGAGCCTCCCCACAGCAGCGGGTTGGCGTCGGCGAGCGAGATCGCGAGCATCTTGGCCGGGTTGATCGAGATGTCGCGGCCCGGGGCGCACTCGATCGCGACCTTGTCGAGGGCCTCGGCGACCGCGTCCGGCGTCGCGCGGGGGCCGAGGTCGACCTGGTGCAGGAAGGCGAGCATCACGACCGCCGTCGCGAGCTGGTCGCCGGTGCGGGTGGGCAGGATCGTGGTCCAGCGGCCGGCGGCGTGCTCGGCGACCATCGAGCCCTCCGGGCAGGCGACGACGACCTGGCAGCCGCGCCGGGCGGCCTCGGCCACGGCCGAGGCGGTGCCGGCGTCGGAGCCCTCGGGTGCGAGCACGACGACGAGGTCGAGGCTCCCGGCCCAGCCCGGGAGGGCCGGCGAGGGCCACGCCACGAACGGCACCGGGCACCACGGCTCGAGCACGGCTCGCAGCAGCCGAGAGTCGGGCCCGGCGGCGATCACCGCGCGCGGCCGGGCGTCGGCCGCCCGCGCGACGGCCTGCGCGATCGCGTCGGTCGCGGCGCCGTACTCCACCCGGACGCGGGCGCCGGACTCGGCCAGCGTGCGCAGCCGCAGGTCT
Proteins encoded in this region:
- a CDS encoding SIS domain-containing protein, with amino-acid sequence MTWFDESRLDDERALATADLRLRTLAESGARVRVEYGAATDAIAQAVARAADARPRAVIAAGPDSRLLRAVLEPWCPVPFVAWPSPALPGWAGSLDLVVVLAPEGSDAGTASAVAEAARRGCQVVVACPEGSMVAEHAAGRWTTILPTRTGDQLATAVVMLAFLHQVDLGPRATPDAVAEALDKVAIECAPGRDISINPAKMLAISLADANPLLWGGSVLAARAARRVAESIRRTSGRTALAGDAEHLLPVIEAARPRDVFDDPFADGGGDPGRRPVLVVLDDGTDDPVSHEERERLQEAARSRDVRVETVTADGEGDEVARYASLLLSGTYAAEYLRLGLVED